The DNA segment AGGATTATTGAAACCAGGTGGTACGATTATTGAACCAACGGCCGGCAATACCGGGATTGGTGTAGCCCTTGCCGCAATCGGCAAAGGGTTTAGCGTTATGTTTGTAACTCCTGAGAAGTTTAGTCAGGAAAAACAAGTCTTAATGAGAGCACTTGGTGCTGAAGTGGTCAATACACCAACAGAAGCAGGAATGCGTGGCTCAATTAAAAGGGCTGAAGAGCTTTGTGAAGAGGTTCCAAACTCATTTAGCCCGCAGCAGTTTAACAACCGCGCTAATCCAGATACGTACTATGAAACACTAGGTCCCGAAATGTATGATGATTTAAATGGCGAGATCGATGTTTTTATTGCTGGCGCAGGTACTGGTGGAACATTTATGGGCACGGCCCGGTATCTTAAAGAAAAAAACAACTCCATAAAAACCGTGATTGTTGAGCCTGAGGGGTCCGTGTTAAATGGGGGAGAGCCAGGTCCCCATCGAACGGAAGGAATTGGAATGGAATTCTTACCTTTTTATATGGAGAAAAAATATTTCAATTCTATTCACACCGTTCTGGATCGAGTAGCATTTGAGCGCGTCAAGGAGCTTGCGCTTAATGAAGGATTGCTCGTAGCAAGTTCATCAGGTGCAGCGTTTGAAGCTGCATTAAGAGAAGCTGAACGAGCGGAGCCAGGAACGAATATTGTTACTATTTTTCCTGACAGTAGTGAACGATACTTAAGTCAAGGGATTTATGAGGAGTGAAGTCAATGAGGAAAAAAACACAATTGATCCATGGTGGGATCACTGGTGATAAAGAAACTGGTGCTGTATCAGTGCCGATTTATCAAGTTAGTACGTATGCTCAAGACGGGGTTGGCCAGCACCGTGGGTATGAATATTCAAGAACAGGCAACCCAACGAGATTTGCACTTGAAGAATTGATCAAGGAGCTTGAAGGCGGTCACGCAGGATTTGCTTTTGGCTCTGGAATGGCAGCCATCACAGCTGTGCTTATGACCTTTAATCACGGGGACCATGTTGTTTTCACAGATGATGTTTACGGTGGTACGTACCGTCTAGTTTCTAATGTGATTAACCGTTTTGGTTTGGAAGCAACCTTCGTAGATACAAGTGATGTTGCGAATATTGAAGCGGCAATTACTGATCGTACAAAAGCGATTTATGTTGAGACCCCA comes from the Halobacillus shinanisalinarum genome and includes:
- a CDS encoding PLP-dependent cysteine synthase family protein; amino-acid sequence: MAYVRNVQSLIGNTPMIELTHSSIPNQARIFAKLEFMNPGGSVKDRLGLKLIEDALERGLLKPGGTIIEPTAGNTGIGVALAAIGKGFSVMFVTPEKFSQEKQVLMRALGAEVVNTPTEAGMRGSIKRAEELCEEVPNSFSPQQFNNRANPDTYYETLGPEMYDDLNGEIDVFIAGAGTGGTFMGTARYLKEKNNSIKTVIVEPEGSVLNGGEPGPHRTEGIGMEFLPFYMEKKYFNSIHTVLDRVAFERVKELALNEGLLVASSSGAAFEAALREAERAEPGTNIVTIFPDSSERYLSQGIYEE